From one Paenibacillus terrae HPL-003 genomic stretch:
- a CDS encoding LLM class flavin-dependent oxidoreductase yields MKFVLFSLMANLPNAITGETWSSQQKFQNVIKQAVLAEELGFDGYGVGERHGAPFLSSSPPLVLTAIAARTARIRLLTMVTVLSVLDPVRVAEDYATLDHLSGGRLEIIIGKGNDPRHYPLFGIMEEEQWDSLAERYRLLKRLWSEEEVTWEGSYRPPLHQVTTQPRPYQQQIPIWHGSASSTLSTELAAQYGEPIFSSNSFHPQAKYKALIDHYRERLAHYGHDPSQAVIGAGAGSLYLADTDEEAIRRYRPYYDAYHSTAAAQHNQSPFTSLEDNIRNGPVLIGSAESVLEKIRNYHTAFGHQVLSISVDGLGEQEQLEQLHRFSEDIMPVLRREIPSTIWQHGPNLDDGSRSIAVVKDDTPPVSPIFQL; encoded by the coding sequence ATGAAGTTTGTGTTATTCAGCCTGATGGCTAATCTGCCCAATGCGATTACCGGAGAAACCTGGAGCTCGCAGCAAAAATTCCAAAATGTAATCAAGCAGGCTGTTCTCGCAGAGGAGCTTGGTTTTGATGGATACGGTGTGGGGGAGCGGCATGGTGCGCCTTTTCTGTCATCCTCACCTCCGTTGGTGCTGACTGCTATTGCGGCGAGAACCGCACGGATTCGTCTGCTGACCATGGTGACGGTGCTTAGCGTGCTGGACCCGGTACGCGTGGCAGAAGACTATGCGACATTGGATCATTTATCAGGCGGGAGATTAGAGATTATTATTGGTAAAGGTAATGATCCGCGCCATTATCCGTTGTTTGGAATTATGGAGGAAGAACAGTGGGACTCGCTTGCCGAGCGCTATCGTTTGCTCAAACGGCTGTGGAGCGAGGAGGAGGTTACGTGGGAAGGTAGCTATCGGCCACCGTTGCATCAAGTCACGACACAGCCGCGTCCATATCAGCAGCAGATTCCGATATGGCACGGGAGTGCTTCCAGTACACTATCGACCGAACTGGCAGCGCAATACGGGGAGCCCATATTTTCCTCGAATTCTTTCCATCCACAGGCCAAGTATAAAGCGCTTATTGATCATTACCGCGAACGGCTTGCCCATTACGGGCATGATCCGTCTCAGGCCGTGATTGGTGCCGGGGCAGGAAGTCTGTACTTGGCGGATACGGATGAGGAAGCGATTCGGCGGTATCGTCCTTATTATGATGCCTACCACTCGACAGCGGCAGCTCAGCACAATCAGTCGCCCTTCACGAGCCTGGAGGATAATATTCGTAACGGTCCTGTTCTGATCGGCTCTGCGGAGAGCGTTCTTGAGAAAATACGGAACTATCATACTGCGTTCGGTCACCAGGTACTCAGTATCAGCGTGGACGGGCTGGGTGAGCAGGAGCAGCTCGAACAGCTACATCGGTTTAGCGAGGATATCATGCCGGTGCTACGGCGGGAAATTCCGAGCACGATTTGGCAGCATGGGCCGAATCTTGATGACGGAAGCAGGTCTATTGCCGTCGTAAAAGATGATACGCCACCCGTATCTCCTATTTTTCAGCTATAG
- a CDS encoding GNAT family N-acetyltransferase — MSEIYRLAQQEDAERLQYVTYEAYETIRQLELKWPAAQADIPLIQENIKNNDCYVLEVDGVIQATVSHLKNRALNFITDLPFVMWFAVNPAAQGKGYGRKLLNWVEQTIIRDQVGAPAVTLATAEKHPYLLSMYERWGYERIHAFDHGTGDGTMHLLRKIVNPELFETYIREKNEAETANRN, encoded by the coding sequence ATGAGCGAAATCTATCGTCTGGCACAACAGGAAGATGCGGAGAGATTGCAGTACGTGACTTACGAGGCGTACGAAACGATTCGGCAGTTGGAGCTTAAATGGCCTGCCGCTCAGGCAGATATTCCTCTCATTCAGGAAAACATTAAAAATAATGACTGCTACGTGCTGGAAGTCGATGGCGTAATTCAGGCTACAGTTAGCCATCTCAAAAATAGAGCTCTAAATTTTATAACGGATCTACCATTTGTCATGTGGTTTGCCGTCAACCCGGCTGCCCAGGGCAAAGGTTACGGTCGCAAGCTGCTGAACTGGGTAGAGCAGACTATTATCCGTGATCAGGTGGGAGCTCCTGCCGTTACGCTGGCAACAGCCGAAAAGCATCCCTATCTGCTGTCTATGTATGAGCGTTGGGGATATGAGCGTATTCATGCGTTTGACCATGGTACAGGAGACGGAACGATGCATTTGCTGCGTAAAATTGTGAATCCCGAATTATTTGAAACGTATATTCGTGAAAAAAACGAAGCCGAGACCGCTAACCGCAATTAG